From a region of the Enterobacter sp. JBIWA008 genome:
- the sra gene encoding stationary-phase-induced ribosome-associated protein, giving the protein MKSNRQARHILGLNYKLSNQRKVVIEGDHETQVTHATGRKRHAGK; this is encoded by the coding sequence ATGAAATCGAACCGTCAGGCACGCCATATTCTGGGACTGAACTACAAGCTTTCGAATCAGCGTAAAGTGGTGATTGAAGGCGACCATGAAACGCAGGTCACTCACGCCACCGGCAGAAAACGCCACGCCGGCAAGTAA